Below is a window of Paenibacillus bovis DNA.
TTAATGAGCCAAGATATAACTCAATTTGAATGGTATCAAATGTTAAATGGAAAAGTTTCTCCTGATATATTGTACTTAAAAAATTCCTCTAACAATTATTTGTGGAATGAAGTTCATCTCCTTAACATTAAGTATCTGACAAAAAATGTAGTGAGATTCCCCTGGGTCAATCATTTTGCTCTTGCAGTGCTTAGTACGACTAATCGGAAATTAAATCCAATTTCTATTAATAATATGATTTCTTCTTTACATGCAAGATTTAGGGATGTATTTGAAGCTTACGAGTTGAAGGCGGTTAAGGAATTACGCGATCATCACATTATTGGGTTAATTAATTCTGAAATTTGCATTACTTTAACTGATAGACAAAGAAGCAACTTTGTTTCTCATTACAAAACGTTTTACTATAATATTTCCAAATGGATTCGCGAAAAGCTTACCGAAGAGGAACTCCAAAATATATCTTCATATATATTGCCCGAATTCGCTTTTGATCATAATGATTTTAAAGTTAGACAACAAGCAATCGATAAAGCTCATAAGAAAAGGAAAGATCAAACTTCAGCTGTAGCTCCTTTATTGCCTTCAATTAGAGCGTAAAGCCATTTTCGATGGAATCAAATCAAGCGCCTGCGTGAAATCACGATTAAAATGATTAAAAAAGTCGAGAGTGGTTTAGAAACATTACCGTTGAGTTTTAGCTATACAGAAAGTGAATTTTTAAATGAGAAATTGTATTTCACATTGCATCGTAATATGGGGTTAAAGAAATTAAATAGAACTGAAGAAGAGATAGTAGATACAAATTATTATTACATTGAATTTATTAAAGCTGAAAGCCTAATAGATAACTCTCAGGGAGACGGTTTGTGGTTTTTTGAGATTATTCAAAATCGCTTTCTAGGCGCCTGGTCTAATTTATGCAGTCCAGAAAGAAAAAAAGAAGGGGAGCTATTCTTTGAAAGTAGAGGTTATGACCTTCTAGAATCTATGCATCCTTTTCAATCAAGAAATAAAGGAGTATTAACGCAAGGATTTCAACTAACTAGACAAAATAATTTTTTCAAAATGTTCAAAAAAAGTAGCTTTTTAATTAATGTCGAACCAATTTATATAGCGTGCATGTTTGCTATGTTCGCTATCGACGTTCAATGCTCCTCAGGAGCAAGATTAAATGAACTACTACAAATTAGTTACGATAAAGAGTGTTGCATAATCATTGAAGATAAAGGTATTGTACCAACTAAAAAAAGTTATATTTTTCGATTGATACCAAAAGGAAGAATAATAGAAGAAAACTACTATATGCCAGAAAATATATTTAAATCGCTAGCTTTTATTATTGAAGAATTAAAAAACCATTACAGTTCAAAAAATTTACCAATCGTTTCGTATAGTGTTACTGCAAGAAAAGAGTTGATTAAGGATAAAAAGTTTGTATTTCAATATGAGGGATCTCATATTAATCACTTTACACTCAATGCTATCATTCGATTTTTGACGCATGGACTTTCAATTGAAACGCAAGAAGGAAAACCAGTCATTCTAACCACTCATCTGCTACGGCATGCTTTTGCTACGCATGCTGCACAAACAGAAAAGTTACCTATCGATATTATTCGCCGAGTACTTCATCAAAGAGATGAATCTGTAACTGAGTACTATTCTGCTCCCACTGGGCAACAAGGTAGCTCCTTACTTGATACCATGCATGAAAACTGGGCTTCTTATATAGATATTCAAAAAGAAGTTGTTCGCGGTCCTGAAGAACTGCAAGAAATATATCAAGAATATAAAGAGAAAGTGGGTACTGTATCTAAAGTGATTGGGGGAGTTTGTACGCTCGATGGTGTCTGTCCTGTTAAAATGGCTTGTATAGGATGTGCGGCTAAAGTTCCTTTACCAGAAAGTAAACACGAAATCGAAGAGGCACATGATTGGGCAGAAGTAAGTAAAGAAAGATTTAATAATCTAGGTTGGGTAATGGCAGTACGTCAATTAAAGACTTATCAAAAAAACGCTAAAATTGAACTCAAAGAAATCAGTCTTATTGAACGATTTGAAAAGGATGAGTATTATGAACCAAATATCGAAGTTAAATAGAATTAAACAAAAAAATGCCAGCTTGACTTCGATATATATTGAAAGAAGTGAACGTGCATTTATACTTGGAAAACAAGCTATAGATGAGTTGAAAGAAAAAAAGGGGCGTATTTCTTATCGTAACATTTCAGAAGTCTCTAAGAAATTTGACTCAACAGGTAAAGGCATTCATCCAAATTCTGTTAAAAGTAACACTAAATTATATGATTACTATAAACAGAACTGTAAAAGACATGTTGCAAATAAAAAATTAAATGGACAATTTCTTACTGAATTACAAAACCGAAAATATCATGAAATAAAGTTAAATCGTTACAAGACAAACTTACAAAAAAGGTACGAAAAATATACTAAAAGTGAATTGATTGAACTCTTGATTCATGCGGAAAATCATATAGCATCACAGAATCAAATGTGGATCAAAGAACAATTTTCTAAATTTAAAGATTAAGCAAATAAATAAGTACTCAAGATAGATAGGAGAGTACTTGTTTATTTGTTTATATCTAGTCTAATCAATCAGAACGTCTATAGGTCTAGCTAAAGGAGATGGGCAAAAAATAACATTTAAAAGCATAAGAAGACGTTCGAGAGCCAGATTTCTCGGAAAAACGATTAAAGTTTAAATGTAGATTGAGTGATTTTTTGCATATAATAATGGAACCATATAAGCATAGTTAACTCCAATCTAAACGAATAAACCCGAATTGAAGAGATAAGGTTCAACTGTTTAAAAAAGACGCGAAAAGAGGAGAAATGTGGCAATTGCTGAATATAGTGGGCCAACAACTCAAGCAGGGATTTCATATCAAAATTCGATCGCAGCGTTATACTCAGGTAGGATGATTGATTCAAAATATTTCTCTCCAGTTGACAAAGTAACTAAAATCAGAGTAGAGGTTCCTGAATATGTTAATGATACTGTCATTACTTTTATAAATGAAGTGAATTGGTACATCCAGGCGAAAAATCTATCTTGAAATGCAATGGCACACAAAGTATCTGGGGGGAATCGATAGAAACCATTGACTACAATATTGATTCCATCAATCAAAAAAAGGATGATCTTGGCAAGTTGCTTTATGTCCTCAATATTTGATTTAGAAACGTAGTATGTCTTAAAGATGTTTAGAAAGATTAGATGCAATCCTACTTACATTTTCCTGTAAGTAGGATTGTTGTATTGAGATCAGTAAGGAGGATGCGCATGAGCAGATTACGTCGTATGAAACCAAAGCAGAGCTGAAAAGAATACCGGGAACTTTTTATACATGGTAAATCACCAAAAACAGACATTTAGTCAAAATACGACTTTTGTGCACATGTCTAACGTATTTGAAGACACTCATGTTTTATCCTAATTTATATCCATAGTTATTACTTATATATTGTATATCCTGCTAGTTTTTTATTATTTAATAATTGCTAATCTTAATTCTTTTATTGCGGCTGTTTGATGCTTTCAATATCTAAATTAAATAAACCCTGTGCAATTTATTTTATGATGACTACATAAGGTTTATTTAATTTTATTAGTTACTACAGTTATTTTATTTAAATAATTATTTATTATTTACTTTAATTCATCTATTGATTCTAGTGAAAATTGCAGTCGATTTAGCATGTCTGGCAATTCCTTAGATAGCTTAATAAAAATGAACTTTCTCATGATCCTCGTCTCATTTTTAAAAAAATTTCTTTAAGAGTTTGATTTCCTTATTTTGGAAAAAAGTGAATGGTTATTTTGATGTTGCATCCTCCTTATTTCCCGAAATAATATCCCTTCTTTATTTCGTCCAGCAGACCCGGGTGCTTCGCCTTCCATCCCAGCCGCTCACTTGTAATTATCGAGGATACAGGATTGTCTGCAGCAGCAAATGTACTCAGCCAACCGAAATGGACTGCAGCTTGATCCGCTTTAATAGAATGGATCGGCAGATCGCTTTCCAGGCCGATCCATTCTGCAATATCCGCAAAAGGAATTCCTTCATCAGCAATTGCATGAAATCGGGCTCCTGGAGTTCCTTGTTCTACAGCCAGTCTGAATAACCGGGCTGCATCGAGCCGGTGTACGGAAGGCCAGCGGTTGGTACCTTTCTCGATAAAAACGGACTTCTTTTTGGAACGTGCGATTTTAATGAGCGAAGGCAGCAGTCCGCCCTGGTCTCCTTCTCCGTATACGATCGGCGGTAAGCGCACTATGGAAGTGCGAATCCCCTTTTCTGCCTGAATCAGCAGAGCTTTCTCCGAGGCCACTCGGCCGCCACCAACCGAGTAAAGATCGCCCTCGTCTTCTTCCCTTGCCAATCTTCCCGCAGTAAGCGTCATCGTCGGCATAGTAATGACGAGTGCCCCTTGTTTTGCGGACAGTGCTGCGCCGAACGTTTCGATCGCACGCCGCTCCATATGGATAGCCGCAGCCATGAACCGAGTAGCCGCCTGACTGGGAGCCCCTCCAAGTGCAATACGCAGACGTGTAGACAGTCCGGCATGCGAAAATTTATGAAAAAACGCGGTATGGATTACCGCATCTGCTTCGGTTGCGGCTTTGCGTAAAAGTGCGGTATCCTCGACAGAACCTCGAATCACTGTCGCACCGATCGAAGTCAGGCGTTCGGCCGCCTCCTGCGAACGAACAAGACCAATCGTTTCGTGTCCATTTTCGATCAGTTCGCGAATAACAGCTGAACCGATAAATCCACTTGCTCCCGTTACTAGAATACGCATTATATTTCCTCCTTGTATGGTGAAGATTTTTCGATTGAACTCTTTGATTCGTTGGAGTCTTTTGTGCTGGAACATTCCCTATCTTCCTGTTGAAGCTAAAGATTCTGAATATGGTACATGTTATTTACTATTTTAGAAGGAAAGTCGATAGAAAGTTTGACTATTCCACGCTTCTTCTTGCCTGATTCGAGACGTTGAATGAATCGAACGTTAACTGCATTGGCTGCGCCAAAAAGACCTGCCACCCAGAGGACAGCAGGTCTTTTTAGAGTAACCGACAAGATCTATAGAAAATGATAGACTTAGGGGAATCATTTCTTTCCTTAGGCGAATACTTATAGGCTAAGCTGACAAATAGCGACTACTGTCTCCATTTGGCGATGTCTCGACTCGGCGGACTACCGAAAAAACGGCTGTAATCACGGCTGAACTGCGAATCGCT
It encodes the following:
- a CDS encoding SDR family oxidoreductase is translated as MRILVTGASGFIGSAVIRELIENGHETIGLVRSQEAAERLTSIGATVIRGSVEDTALLRKAATEADAVIHTAFFHKFSHAGLSTRLRIALGGAPSQAATRFMAAAIHMERRAIETFGAALSAKQGALVITMPTMTLTAGRLAREEDEGDLYSVGGGRVASEKALLIQAEKGIRTSIVRLPPIVYGEGDQGGLLPSLIKIARSKKKSVFIEKGTNRWPSVHRLDAARLFRLAVEQGTPGARFHAIADEGIPFADIAEWIGLESDLPIHSIKADQAAVHFGWLSTFAAADNPVSSIITSERLGWKAKHPGLLDEIKKGYYFGK
- a CDS encoding site-specific integrase → MIKKVESGLETLPLSFSYTESEFLNEKLYFTLHRNMGLKKLNRTEEEIVDTNYYYIEFIKAESLIDNSQGDGLWFFEIIQNRFLGAWSNLCSPERKKEGELFFESRGYDLLESMHPFQSRNKGVLTQGFQLTRQNNFFKMFKKSSFLINVEPIYIACMFAMFAIDVQCSSGARLNELLQISYDKECCIIIEDKGIVPTKKSYIFRLIPKGRIIEENYYMPENIFKSLAFIIEELKNHYSSKNLPIVSYSVTARKELIKDKKFVFQYEGSHINHFTLNAIIRFLTHGLSIETQEGKPVILTTHLLRHAFATHAAQTEKLPIDIIRRVLHQRDESVTEYYSAPTGQQGSSLLDTMHENWASYIDIQKEVVRGPEELQEIYQEYKEKVGTVSKVIGGVCTLDGVCPVKMACIGCAAKVPLPESKHEIEEAHDWAEVSKERFNNLGWVMAVRQLKTYQKNAKIELKEISLIERFEKDEYYEPNIEVK